Sequence from the Sphingosinicella ginsenosidimutans genome:
CGCGGCGGCGATCGGTGCGGATGTGGCGCCGATGGGATCGGCCGGGGCAAAGGCGATGGCCGTCGTCGCCGGCGATGCGGACCTCTATGTCCATGCCGGCGGCCAGCATGAGTGGGACAATTGCGCCCCCGCCGCGGTCGCGATCGGCGCCGGGCTCCACGCCAGCCGGATCGACGGGACGCCGCTCCTCTACAACGGGCCGGACACCATGGTTCCGGACCTGATCATCGGCCGGCCCGATCTCGCCGCCCGCGCGATCGCGTTCCTTCAGAGCCAGTCGGCGATCTGACGCCAGGCCGCGAGCTTGCGGTCGAAGGAGAGCGTATAGGCCGGGCTGCTCGACGGCAGGTCGATCAGCGCCGGGCCCGCGAAGCCCGCGAGCTGGCGGCGGCCGATGCGGGCGGAGGTGCCGCCGTTGAAGCCGATCGCGCTCAGCCCCGGCAGCGTCGCGGCGAGCCCGGCGAGATCGCTCGCCTCGTGGAGCCGGATCGCGGCATCGAGGCTCCCCTCGCGTGTCGCGGCGGCGACCGTGTCCCACAGGCCGATCCCGGCATCGAGCAGCGCCGCCAGCCGCGCCTCATAATCCATCGCGGCGAGATCGCGCCCGATCACCGCGCCGACCAGCCGCCAGAACTGGTTTTGCGGATGGGCATAATAGCGCCGCTGCGCGAGGCTGACCGCGCCGGGCAGGCTGCCGAGCAGCAGCAGCTTCGTGTCCGCGCGGATGACAGGGGGAAAGTTGCGATGCATAGGACGGGCATGAAGATAGAAGGCGGCTGCCATTGCGGGAAGGTGCGCTTCGAAGCCGAAGTGCCCGAAGCGGTCGAGATCCTCGACTGCAATTGTTCGATCTGCTCGGCGACGGGCTTCCGGCACCTCATCGTGCCGCACGGCGATTTCCGGCTCCTCACCGATCCCGCAGCGCTCACCTCCTACCGCTTCGGCACCGGCCAGGCGAACCACCTCTTCTGCGCCACCTGCGGCATCAAGAGCTTCTACCAACCCCGCTCCCACCCCGACGCGTGGAGCGTGAATCTGAACGCGCTCGACGATGTGACGGGGTTGGCGGTGACGGCGAGGCCCTTCGACGGGCGCAACTGGGAGAAGGCGGCGGAGGAGTTGCGGTAATCGCGAGATTCATCGCTCTCCGGCGCTTTCTCACAGCCTGCCGAACGCATAGGCGTCCATCGCCAGCAGGTCGTGGGTGTAGCTGTGATGCAGGCGTCGGCCGGGCGCGCGGCTGCCGGCGCCGAAGGCGAAGAAGAGCGGCAGCAGGTGCTCGTCGGTCGGGTGATTGCGCTGCGCCTCGGGCGCCTCGGCCATCGCATCGAGCAGGGCAGGGCCGTCGCCGGCGCGGATCGTATCTTCAAGCCAGTCGGTGAAGTCTTCGATCCAGGCGCGATCGGCGCCGGGTCGGGCCGAGAAGATGGCACGCAGGTTGTGCGAGATGCTGCCCGAGCCGATCAGGAGCACGTTGCGTTCGCGCAGCGGCGCGAGCGCTGCGCCGATCCGCGCATGCCAATGCGAGTCTCGCGAGGGATCGATCGAAACCATGACGACCGGCACGTCGGCAGCCGGGAACATCAGCGACAGCGGCACCCAGGCCCCATGGTCGATGAGGTCGCTTGCCTCGCGCCGCGGATTGAGCCCGACGGCGGCGAGCATCGCGACAATTTCGTCGGCGAGCGCCGTCGCGCCGGGCGGCTCGTAGCGCATCTCGAAGAGGCGCGGATCGAAATTGCCGAAATCGTGCCAGGTGCGAAACCGCGCCGGCGCGCGCACGGCGACGCCGCGCGCCTCGTGATGCGCCGATGCGATCACGATCGCGTCGGGCCGCGCGAGCCCTTTGCCCAGTTTTTCGAGGAAATGGCGCGCGGGGGAATCGCTCAGCGCCAGATCCGGCGCGCCATGGGAGATGAAGAGGCTGGGCTGTGTCATAGTCTCCATATAAGCGCGACGAGTCGTTGCGGAAATAGCTGCGTGTGAAAGCAGGTGTTGCGCGCAATGCAACACCTGCGCGCCGCTTGCCGCCACCCCCATCGCGCCTTAATCTCCGCCCGGAAGGGGGGATGCGATGGCGACGGTGGCGGCGGACATCGGACCTGCGGGGGGCGGGCCGGCGAGCGAGCCGTCCGATCTCAAGCGCGATCGGCTGGTGATCTTCGCCTCCTCGCTCGGCACCGTCTTCGAATGGTATGATTTCTTCGTCTACGGCACGCTCGCCGCGACGCTCGCCCGGCTGTTCTTCCCCGCCTCCAATCCGATGACGAGCTTCCTGCTCGTGCTGGCGAGCTTCGGGGTCGGCTTCGGGATGCGGCCGCTCGGCGCGATCCTGTTCGGCTATCTCGGCGACCGGCTGGGGCGCAAATATACCTTCCTCATCACCATCACCCTGATGGGCGTCGCGACCGCCGGCGTCGGGCTGATGCCGACCTATGCCCAGATCGGGGCGGCGGCGCCGATCCTGCTCGTCATCCTGCGGATCATGCAGGGGCTCGCGCTCGGCGGCGAATATGGCGGCGCGGCCATCTATGTCGCCGAACATGCGCCCGCGAACCGGCGCGGCCTTTACACCAGCTTCATCCAGGCCGGGGTGATCGGCGGCTTCATGCTGAGCCTCGCCGTCGTGCTCGGCACCAATGCGCTGCTGAGCGCCGAAGCGGAGGAAAGCTGGGGATGGCGCGTGCCCTTCCTCATCTCGCTGCTGCTGCTCGCCGTGTCGCTGTGGGTGCGGCTGAAGCTCAAGGAAAGCCCGGTCTTCCAGGCGATCAAGGAAGCGGGCGAGCTGGCGCGCAATCCGCTGCGC
This genomic interval carries:
- a CDS encoding GFA family protein; the protein is MKIEGGCHCGKVRFEAEVPEAVEILDCNCSICSATGFRHLIVPHGDFRLLTDPAALTSYRFGTGQANHLFCATCGIKSFYQPRSHPDAWSVNLNALDDVTGLAVTARPFDGRNWEKAAEELR
- a CDS encoding DNA-deoxyinosine glycosylase; the encoded protein is MHRNFPPVIRADTKLLLLGSLPGAVSLAQRRYYAHPQNQFWRLVGAVIGRDLAAMDYEARLAALLDAGIGLWDTVAAATREGSLDAAIRLHEASDLAGLAATLPGLSAIGFNGGTSARIGRRQLAGFAGPALIDLPSSSPAYTLSFDRKLAAWRQIADWL
- a CDS encoding DODA-type extradiol aromatic ring-opening family dioxygenase, with amino-acid sequence MTQPSLFISHGAPDLALSDSPARHFLEKLGKGLARPDAIVIASAHHEARGVAVRAPARFRTWHDFGNFDPRLFEMRYEPPGATALADEIVAMLAAVGLNPRREASDLIDHGAWVPLSLMFPAADVPVVMVSIDPSRDSHWHARIGAALAPLRERNVLLIGSGSISHNLRAIFSARPGADRAWIEDFTDWLEDTIRAGDGPALLDAMAEAPEAQRNHPTDEHLLPLFFAFGAGSRAPGRRLHHSYTHDLLAMDAYAFGRL